The proteins below come from a single Drosophila busckii strain San Diego stock center, stock number 13000-0081.31 chromosome X, ASM1175060v1, whole genome shotgun sequence genomic window:
- the LOC108605794 gene encoding 40S ribosomal protein S14a: protein MAPRKAKVQKEEVQVQLGPQVRDGENVFGVAHIYASFNDTFVHVTDLSGRETIARVTGGMKVKADRDEASPYAAMLAAQDVAERCKVLGITALHIKLRATGGNKTKTPGPGAQSALRALARSSMKIGRIEDVTPIPSDSTRRKGGRRGRRL from the exons ATGGCTCCCAGAAAGGCTAAAGTTCAAAAGGAGGAGGTCCAGGTCCAATTGGGTCCTCAGGTACGTGATGGCGAGAATGTCTTTGGCGTTGCACACATCTATGCCAGTTTCAACGACACGTTTGTGCATGTCACCGATTTGTCTGGACGTGAAACCATTGCACGTGTCACAGGCGGCATGAAGGTCAAGGCTGATCGTGATGAGGCCTCTCCCTACGCTGCTATGTTGGCTGCTCAG GATGTGGCTGAACGTTGCAAGGTGCTGGGCATTACAGCGCTGCACATTAAATTGCGCGCTACTGGCGGCAACAAGACCAAGACACCCGGACCCGGTGCCCAGTCGGCGCTGCGTGCTTTGGCTCGTTCATCAATGAAGATTGGTCGCATTGAGGATGTTACACCCATTCCATCGGACTCCACACGCAGGAAGGGCGGTCGTCGTGGTCGCCGTCTGTAA